A stretch of the Corylus avellana chromosome ca6, CavTom2PMs-1.0 genome encodes the following:
- the LOC132185027 gene encoding cellulose synthase A catalytic subunit 2 [UDP-forming]-like has product MDTKGRLIAGSHNRNEFILINADEVARVTSVKELSGQICQICGDEIEVTVDGEPFVACNECAFPVCRPCYEYERREGNQACPQCKTRFKRIKGCPRVEGDEEEDDTDDLENEFDIGSNSHHIAEAMLSARLNVGRGSQATVATPSELDSASVAADIPLLTYGDHEDAGISSDKHALIIPPFMSRGKRVHPMPISDSSMSFQPRPLDPKKDLAVYGYGTVAWKERMEEWKKKQNEKLQVVKHQRGDSGGNHDGDEPDDPDLPMMDEGRQPLWRKLSIPSSKINPYRMIILLRIVILGLFFQYRITHPVNNAYGLWLTSVICEIWFAVSWIFDQFPKWCPVVRETYLDRLSLRYEKEGKPSELADIDIFVSTVDPMKEPPLITANTVLSILAVDYPVDKVACYVSDDGAAMLTFEALSETSEFARKWVPFSKKFNIEPRAPEWYFAQKVDYLKDKVDPAFIRERRAMKRDYEEFKVRINGLVAMAQKVPEEGWTMQDGTPWPGNIVRDHPGMIQVFLGQNGVRDVEGNELPRLIYVSREKRPGFDHHKKAGAMNSLMRVSAIISNAPYLLNVDCDHYINNSKALREAMCFMMDPTSGKKICYVQFPQRFDGIDRHDRYSNRNVVFFDINMKGLDGIQGPIYVGTGCVFRRQALYGYDAPIKKKPPGKTCNCLPKWCCCCFGSRKKNKKKKSNEKKNKNKEASSQIHALENIEEGIEGIDNEKSSLMPQIKLEKKFGQSPVFLASTLMEDGGVPRGASSASLLKEAVHVISCGYEDKTEWGKEVGWIYGSVTEDILTGFKMHCHGWRSVYCIPKRPAFKGSAPINLSDRLHQVLRWALGSVEIFFSKHCPIWYGYGCGLKPLERFSYINSVVYPLTSIPLLAYCTLPAICLLTGKFIVPEISNYASLIFIALFISIAATSILEMQWGHVGIHDWWRNEQFWVIGGVSSHLFALFQGLLKVLAGVDTNFTVTSKAADDGGFSELYLFKWTSLLIPPMSLLIINIIGVMVGISDAINNGYDSWGPLFGRLFFALWVIVHLYPFLKGMMGKQDKVPTIVVVWSILLASIFSLLWVRVNPFVSKGGIVLEVCGLNCD; this is encoded by the exons ATGGATACCAAAGGACGACTTATTGCGGGTTCTCACAACAGGAATGAGTTTATTCTGATCAATGCTGATGAGGTTGCCCGA GTGACTTCTGTTAAAGAACTAAGCGGGCAGATTTGCCAGATCTGTGGGGATGAGATAGAGGTTACAGTCGATGGCGAGCCATTTGTTGCTTGCAACGAATGTGCCTTTCCTGTTTGCAGACCTTGCTATGAGTATGAAAGAAGAGAAGGCAATCAGGCCTGTCCTCAGTGCAAAACCAGATTCAAGCGCATCAAAG GGTGTCCTAGAGTTGAAGGCGATGAAGAAGAGGATGATACTGATGATTTGGAGAACGAGTTTGATATTGGGAGCAACTCTCACCACATTGCCGAGGCCATGCTCTCTGCTCGCCTTAATGTCGGCCGTGGCTCCCAAGCCACGGTTGCCACGCCGTCGGAGCTGGATTCTGCCTCCGTTGCTGCAGATATTCCTCTCCTGACCTATGGCGACCATGAG GATGCTGGAATATCCTCTGACAAGCATGCTCTTATTATTCCCCCATTTATGAGTCGTGGAAAACGGGTCCATCCGATGCCGATTTCTGATTCTTCCATGTCCT TTCAACCCAGACCATTGGATCCTAAGAAAGACTTAGCTGTGTATGGATATGGAACTGTTGCATGGAAGGAGCGAATGGAGGAGtggaaaaagaagcaaaatgaaaaacTTCAGGTGGTTAAGCACCAAAGAGGAGACAGTGGTGGAAACCATGATGGAGATGAGCCGGATGATCCTGATTTGCCCAT GATGGATGAAGGCAGGCAGCCACTTTGGAGAAAGTTATCAATTCCTTCAAGCAAGATAAATCCATACAGAATGATAATTCTTCTCCGAATTGTGATTCTTGGCCTCTTTTTCCAGTATAGAATTACCCATCCAGTCAATAATGCATATGGATTGTGGTTAACATCAGTGATTTGTGAAATATGGTTTGCTGTGTCCTGGATATTTGATCAGTTCCCTAAATGGTGCCCAGTTGTACGAGAAACATACCTTGATCGTTTGTCACTGAG ATATGAGAAGGAAGGGAAGCCGTCTGAATTAGCTGATATAGACATATTTGTGAGTACGGTAGATCCGATGAAAGAACCTCCACTTATCACTGCAAATACGGTTTTGTCCATCCTCGCTGTAGATTATCCAGTCGACAAAGTTGCATGCTATGTCTCAGATGATGGTGCAGCCATGCTTACCTTTGAAGCCCTCTCTGAGACATCTGAGTTTGCACGGAAGTGGGTCCCATTCTCCAAGAAGTTCAACATTGAGCCACGGGCCCCTGAATGGTATTTTGCTCAGAAGGTTGACTATTTGAAAGACAAAGTAGATCCCGCATTTATAAGAGAACGGCGTGCAATGAAG AGGGACTATGAAGAGTTCAAAGTCCGGATTAATGGGTTGGTAGCCATGGCACAAAAAGTTCCTGAGGAGGGTTGGACAATGCAGGATGGGACTCCATGGCCTGGGAATATTGTCAGGGATCATCCTGGAATGATCCAG GTCTTCCTTGGTCAAAATGGTGTACGTGATGTTGAAGGAAATGAACTACCTCGCCTGATTTATGTATCCCGTGAGAAGAGACCAGGATTTGATCACCACAAGAAGGCTGGGGCCATGAATTCTCTG ATGCGAGTCTCAGCAATCATCTCAAATGCTCCTTACCTCCTGAATGTCGATTGTGATCACTATATAAACAATAGTAAGGCGCTTCGCGAAGCCATGTGCTTCATGATGGACCCCACATCCGGAAAGAAAATCTGTTATGTACAATTTCCTCAAAGATTTGATGGGATTGATCGTCATGATAGATACTCGAATCGCAATGTTGTATTTTTTGAT ATCAATATGAAAGGATTAGATGGGATCCAAGGACCAATATATGTCGGAACTGGGTGTGTCTTCAGAAGGCAGGCACTCTATGGATATGATGCCCCCATCAAGAAGAAACCCCCTGGGAAAACATGTAATTGTTTGCCAAAATGGTGCTGCTGCTGTTTTGGATCTagaaagaagaacaagaaaaagaagtcaaatgaaaaaaagaataaaaataaggaGGCTTCAAGTCAGATACATGCATTAGAAAATATTGAGGAGGGAATTGAAG GAATAGATAATGAAAAATCTTCCCTAATGCCCCAAATAAAACTTGAGAAAAAATTTGGACAGTCACCAGTTTTCTTGGCTTCAACACTAATGGAAGATGGTGGAGTTCCAAGAGGAGCAAGTTCTGCATCACTCTTGAAGGAAGCAGTCCATGTCATTAGCTGTGGTTATGAAGATAAAACAGAATGGGGGAAAGAG GTTGGGTGGATATATGGCTCAGTTACAGAGGATATACTAACAGGATTCAAAATGCACTGTCATGGCTGGCGATCAGTGTATTGCATACCGAAAAGGCCGGCGTTTAAGGGTTCAGCTCCTATAAATCTCTCAGATCGTCTACACCAGGTTCTGCGATGGGCCCTGGGATCTGTTGAGATTTTCTTTAGTAAGCATTGTCCAATATGGTATGGATATGGGTGCGGCTTGAAACCATTGGAGCGGTTTTCTTACATAAATTCGGTGGTTTATCCTTTGACATCAATTCCTTTGCTTGCTTACTGTACCTTGCCTGCTATCTGTCTCCTTACCGGGAAGTTCATCGTCCCAGAG ATAAGCAACTATGCAAGTCTCATATTCATCGCCCTCTTCATATCCATAGCTGCAACTAGCATCCTTGAGATGCAATGGGGACATGTTGGCATCCATGACTGGTGGAGGAATGAACAATTCTGGGTAATTGGAGGTGTCTCATCACATCTGTTTGCTCTCTTCCAGGGTCTACTCAAGGTTTTGGCAGGGGTTGATACAAACTTCACTGTTACATCCAAAGCTGCTGATGATGGGGGTTTTTCTGAGCTCTACCTCTTCAAATGGACATCTTTGTTGATCCCTCCCATGTCCTTGCTGATCATAAACATAATTGGAGTTATGGTCGGGATCTCAGATGCCATCAATAACGGTTATGATTCATGGGGTCCGCTCTTCGGTAGGCTGTTTTTTGCCCTCTGGGTCATTGTTCATCTTTACCCATTCCTCAAGGGAATGATGGGGAAACAGGACAAGGTTCCCACTATTGTTGTGGTCTGGTCAATCCTTCTAGCatcaattttctctcttctatgGGTCCGAGTCAACCCCTTTGTGTCGAAAGGCGGTATTGTATTAGAAGTTTGTGGTTTGAATTGTGACTAA